A single Marinitoga aeolica DNA region contains:
- a CDS encoding YIP1 family protein, which translates to MKKILLIITIFTFNLLIFSNVPYKTYTMGPNNRLIETRTAFVPSKILTPNILNAEDLFVDNNGNIYIADTGNMRVLKINKDNKEESIGDFMMFMPTGVYVKNDKIYVADSGNFVVQIYDKEGQLLKEIDKPKEPLFGVKNLFIPLKLAVDDRGNIYVVSEGSTNGLVNLNEYGQFMNYFGANQPNVSLKMILQRLIYTGNNFLKIKPPSPTNLCIDKDGLVYTVTEGLNNNSIKKFNVAGINVFENKIFSPNKPVDIDTDKYNNIYVLTAEGKIVVLSSEGDLLFIFGGKETIYERKGLLKSPAAIDVGDDGKIYVLDKEKNNIIVYEPTEFAKNVFKANMFYVQGLYVEGKDLWEKVKNLNSTFMLAYKALAKAYFKEGNYSKSLEYFKLAGVKNDYSESFWQIRNEWLQKNLSKVIVFFVLLYIFLKILFYFDSKKNILSGLKIFINSIANKKIVSDILFLKYILKNPFDAFYEIKRKNRISIYSALILYGYLFLLKIFEIYFKGYIFNNVNIYRINIFSEFIGLYTPILLLIISNYLISEINDGEGKLQHIIIGGVYSLAPYLIFYPFLIILSNFITYNEAFLINFPNFIIISWSLIILFIMVKEIHNYSVSETVKIIFLTLFMVFVIVIIAFIIFVLFTQEIDFIKSIIMELIVRE; encoded by the coding sequence ATGAAAAAAATTTTATTAATAATTACTATCTTTACATTCAATTTATTGATATTTTCTAATGTTCCCTATAAGACTTATACCATGGGGCCTAATAATCGTTTAATAGAAACAAGAACGGCATTTGTACCTTCAAAAATTTTAACTCCAAATATTTTAAATGCAGAAGACTTATTTGTTGACAATAATGGGAATATTTATATTGCAGATACAGGCAATATGAGAGTATTAAAAATTAACAAAGATAACAAAGAAGAGTCTATTGGAGATTTTATGATGTTTATGCCTACGGGAGTTTATGTAAAAAATGATAAGATTTATGTTGCAGATTCAGGGAATTTTGTAGTACAAATTTATGATAAAGAAGGGCAATTATTAAAAGAAATAGATAAACCAAAAGAACCTTTGTTTGGTGTGAAAAATCTTTTTATTCCATTAAAGCTCGCTGTAGATGATAGAGGAAATATCTATGTAGTAAGTGAGGGTTCTACTAATGGATTAGTAAATTTAAATGAATATGGGCAGTTTATGAATTATTTTGGAGCTAATCAACCAAATGTTTCTTTGAAAATGATTTTACAACGTTTAATCTATACGGGGAATAATTTTTTGAAAATCAAACCTCCCTCGCCTACAAATTTATGTATAGATAAAGATGGATTGGTATATACTGTAACAGAAGGATTGAATAATAATAGTATTAAAAAATTCAATGTTGCAGGTATTAATGTATTTGAGAATAAAATATTTAGTCCGAATAAACCTGTAGACATTGATACAGATAAATATAACAATATTTATGTATTAACTGCTGAAGGAAAAATTGTTGTTTTGAGTAGCGAAGGTGATCTTTTATTTATTTTTGGAGGTAAAGAAACTATATATGAAAGAAAAGGCTTACTTAAAAGTCCTGCAGCTATTGACGTAGGCGATGATGGAAAAATCTATGTCCTTGATAAAGAAAAAAATAATATCATAGTATATGAACCCACTGAATTCGCAAAAAATGTATTTAAAGCAAATATGTTTTATGTGCAAGGTTTATATGTTGAAGGTAAAGATTTGTGGGAAAAAGTAAAAAATCTAAACAGCACATTTATGCTAGCTTATAAAGCATTAGCAAAGGCTTATTTTAAAGAAGGTAATTATAGTAAATCCTTAGAATATTTTAAATTAGCTGGTGTTAAAAATGATTATTCAGAATCTTTTTGGCAAATTAGGAATGAGTGGCTTCAAAAAAATCTTTCAAAAGTAATAGTTTTCTTTGTTTTATTATATATTTTCTTAAAAATACTATTTTATTTTGATTCAAAGAAAAATATATTATCTGGATTAAAAATTTTTATAAATTCAATAGCGAATAAAAAAATTGTTTCTGATATCTTATTTTTAAAGTATATATTAAAAAATCCATTTGATGCATTTTATGAGATTAAAAGAAAAAATAGAATTTCTATATATAGTGCTTTAATATTATATGGTTATTTATTTCTTTTGAAGATATTTGAAATATATTTCAAAGGATATATATTCAATAATGTTAATATATATCGTATAAATATATTTTCAGAATTTATTGGATTATATACACCTATTTTATTATTAATAATATCAAATTATTTAATTAGTGAAATAAATGATGGTGAAGGAAAGTTACAACATATTATTATTGGTGGTGTATATTCTCTAGCTCCATATTTGATTTTTTATCCTTTTTTAATAATTTTAAGTAATTTTATAACTTACAATGAAGCATTTTTGATTAATTTTCCTAATTTTATTATAATTTCTTGGAGTTTAATTATTTTATTTATTATGGTAAAGGAGATTCATAATTATAGCGTTTCAGAAACCGTCAAAATAATATTTTTGACTTTATTTATGGTTTTTGTAATAGTTATAATTGCTTTTATAATTTTCGTTTTATTTACTCAGGAAATAGATTTTATTAAATCCATTATA